One Gigantopelta aegis isolate Gae_Host chromosome 1, Gae_host_genome, whole genome shotgun sequence genomic region harbors:
- the LOC121389009 gene encoding calcium-binding protein P-like encodes MSTKEDLEPPPAYQPPDAGPPPGQYAPPGQYPPPGQYPPPGQYPPPGQYPPAPGQYPPPGQYPPGQYLPPGQYPPQGPYPATGYVYPQQGQPQAPAAPSQTSKSQSAQQSSVVVVNTERNQGQTTVIVNKRRMNHLLHCLISIFFFPWIFVWIVLCIIED; translated from the exons ATGTCTACCAAAGAGGACTTGGAACCACCCCCTGCGTATCAACCACCAGATGCAGGACCGCCTCCGGGGCAGTACGCACCTCCAGGCCAGTACCCACCTCCAGGCCAGTACCCACCTCCAGGCCAGTACCCACCCCCTGGTCAGTACCCTCCGGCGCCGGGTCAGTATCCGCCACCAGGGCAGTATCCTCCTGGACAATACCTACCTCCAGGGCAGTATCCACCTCAAGGTCCATACCCCGCAACTGGATACGTGTACCCGCAACAAGGACAGCCACAAGCTCCAGCTGCCCCAAGCCAGACTTCGAAG AGCCAAAGCGCACAACAGTCCTCCGTTGTGGTGGTGAACACTGAACGAAACCAAGGACAGACAACCGTCATTGTCAACAA aCGGCGCATGAACCATCTTCTTCACTGTCTCATATCGATCTTCTTCTTCCCCTGGATCTTCGTATGGATCGTCTTG TGCATCATTGAGGACTAA
- the LOC121389099 gene encoding cell death-inducing p53-target protein 1 homolog — MNPPVYQPSNGQMQQPQGVQYPPPGQYPPPGQYPPQGQYPTQAPYPYMGQYPQVCPAPQVEQPQSQQSQQQQSSVVVVNSGQSGQNGPQTVVINKLGINHCMHCCISVFFFPWIVVWIILCITEHNANKRFEQPNVKYNY; from the exons ATGAACCCGCCAGTATACCAGCCATCAAATGGTCAGATGCAGCAACCTCAAGGCGTCCAGTACCCCCCTCCAGGACAGTACCCACCTCCTGGGCAGTATCCACCCCAGGGACAATACCCCACACAAGCACCATATCCATATATGGGACAGTACCCACAAGTTTGCCCTGCCCCACAG gtAGAACAGCCCCAGTCTCAACAatctcaacaacaacaatcatcTGTCGTCGTGGTCAACAGTGGACAGAGTGGGCAAAACGGACCACAGACTGTAGTTATAAACAA ACTGGGAATCAACCACTGTATGCACTGCTGTATTTCAGTCTTCTTCTTCCCCTGGATCGTCGTCTGGATTATACTG tgtaTCACGGAGCACAATGCAAACAAGAGATTCGAACAACCGAACGTGAAgtacaattattaa